From a region of the Besnoitia besnoiti strain Bb-Ger1 chromosome I, whole genome shotgun sequence genome:
- a CDS encoding hypothetical protein (encoded by transcript BESB_003840) — protein MMASLGGGARPCPPAHETYSLWITVRGPDSRLPASPLPESPSTSCASPSSASSPFFPSRAVEDLAACLGTPRFLPHITLLGGGLQHLSLEQISSIIRGVVAGEAHTHSPCAVKQKTGTRPFYVRVQEVTSGPTPYQCIFARIRQPGEAPSPHASAVASQTGHAAQAGHDLHDDPESLFALNNALRVALYDAFGVPYKGDNDVYMPHVSLVYANQEDLSLQKRQAIAEFLNKTHRHPHESRKHAGSSRDLDLALLEKLEATREKFGKHVRGTFISVESIEIVETALADCSQAHKWKILESIPLHK, from the coding sequence ATGATGGCGTCGCtagggggcggcgcgcgaccttGCCCCCCTGCGCACGAGACGTACTCGCTGTGGATCACGGTCCGAGGGCCGGACAGCCGCCTTCCGGCTTCGCCGCTTCCTGAGTCGCCATCGACGAGCTGCGCTTCGCCTAGTTCGGCGAGTTCCCCGTTCTTCCCGAGTCGCGCAGTCGAGGACTTGGCGGCATGCCTGGGGACGCCGAGGTTCCTGCCGCACATCACGCTGCTGGGTGGCGGTCTGCAGCATCTCTCGTTGGAGCAGATCTCCTCGATTATTcgaggcgtcgtcgcggggGAGGCTCACACGCACTCGCCTTGCGCAGTCAAGCAGAAAACCGGGACGCGGCCCTTCTACGTTCGCGTCCAGGAAGTCACCTCGGGTCCCACGCCCTACCAGTGCATCTTTGCTCGCATTCGGCAGCCCGGAGAAGCCCCGAGTCCACAcgcctctgctgtcgcgTCGCAGACCGGCCACGCAGCGCAGGCTGGACACGATCTCCATGACGACCCTGAGAGCCTTTTCGCGCTCAACaacgcgctgcgcgtcgcgctctaCGACGCGTTCGGCGTCCCGTACAAAGGGGACAACGACGTCTACATGCCGCATGTGAGTCTCGTGTATGCGAATCAGGAGGACCTCAGCCTCCAAAAGAGGCAAGCGATTGCAGAGTTCCTCAACAAGACGCACCGGCACCCGCACGAGAGCCGGAAACACGCCGGCAGTAGCCGAGATCTCGACCTGGCTCTCCTCGAAAAGCTCGAAGCGACCCGCGAAAAATTCGGCAAACACGTTCGCGGCACCTTCATCTCCGTCGAGTCCATTGAAATCGTCGAAACGGCGCTCGCAGACTGCTCGCAGGCGCACAAGTGGAAGATTTTGGAGTCCATTCCCCTCCACAAATAA
- a CDS encoding hypothetical protein (encoded by transcript BESB_003860), which produces MCSVGDRRAARMWLIVTCALLVNCMFSAWAIQRHTSQPLALASFLGVTIGNASGASAPGAPLSDASSSLEGAYIDEVDFGLRSSSVQAMTESRGSSGGAAGKISRAIPGVRFNNKFWSIDEWTKKTGEMETPWQETAIT; this is translated from the coding sequence ATGTGCAGTGTTGGAGATCGCCGAGCAGCCAGAATGTGGCTGATTGTGACGTGCGCGTTGCTTGTGAACTGCATGTTCAGTGCCTGGGCTATCCAGCGCCACACGAGTCAGCCCCTCGCGCTTGCGAGCTTCTTGGGTGTGACCATTGGAAACGCCAGCGGTGCGAGCGCGCCAGGAGCTCCTTTATCCGACGCCTCTAGTTCCTTGGAAGGCGCTTACATTGACGAGGTTGACTTTGGGCTGAGGAGCAGCTCGGTGCAAGCGATGACTGAATCGAGGGGGTCCTCGGGAGGTGCCGCCGGCAAAATCTCGCGTGCGATACCAGGGGTTCGTTTCAACAACAAGTTCTGGAGTATTGATGAGTGGACAAAGAAAACAGGCGAAATGGAAACGCCTTGGCAAGAAACCGCAATCACGTGA
- a CDS encoding hypothetical protein (encoded by transcript BESB_003820), with product MGSENLGSPALSPAGEEVAFRPSSEAVGDCPRATEQREDAADAFESPAEDAERDEEGTPGTELSIEERHALLAVLRKLLQLLQTRGEASASAPCKGLAEESSASEEAEAAQEGASAAAHDDEDECHGNALEAELCLLWDSAADLSRAAFLYSHNCPALLLLLVRRVVLPRLRWRAEGDAEPDPTPEAVSLQRHASPLSSPPLLAPTGKARENLLRAAGSRAGSGGDYGASAALPFLCREACEALVSLILLSGDARTLKEAFRALTAILFNLSQLSGAALAVLLALPVENPAREKERPARASHHGASPASCGASSDAGSSAEAADAGAAGDGQRGGAPDTPRGGSMPGGQAGATEEEGDEEDDIADSLIDKCLFILRHSLSPELMGAVAAFLAQFLVIVEASPFASGSSSGAGFAASSSASPSSAPPVLSSLLFPAFTSFLRVLRARQPPLLALPASVLALEEAGEGLQADDCFLHLLLQKCAELLRLQRPLLGRRAVPLLQAAAADPPRAETSRATSRRDREASAPLEAARETLSASTRDVICRELFSCGLRDDPEEEELLEHEAAAALQNLLLLLDACVVLLYEGGLPPPEGRRAKGRASSQGAAGDFPACLFQVAGFTLLSSTEDAALIRAALLLLLRIAVDGERAEQQRLATAKAMQTEGGEGPPKEADMAEGRVVADGARGGLAAAAEPARDGVEASGEGRTKREEELEGGGRPQGRDLGAALDSRGRAHSRSSRSDAAQPSAGSEEFSLRRQIEVYLQLMLRTRKGEDVVEKLVLLREEEDVHEDADTLLGILFVAQFAPKTLLNEAKSELLEIAHAHVAAKGASGVRIRHGSHAQPEEPLEGDAEQDDDAREGYSMHEVLEASFLHFLLGACEKCS from the exons ATGGGCAGCGAGAATctcggctcgcctgcgctgagCCCTGCAGGGGAGGAggtcgccttccgcccctCGAGTGAGGCAGTAGGCGACTGTCCTCGCGCCACCGAGCAAAGAGAAGATGCTGCCGACGCTTTCGAGTCGCcagcagaggacgcagagcgtGACGAAGAGGGGACTCCAGGCACCGAGCTGTCGATCGAGGAGAGGCacgccctcctcgctgtcctccgcaagctgctgcagcttcttcaaACGCGGGGtgaggcgtcggcgtctgccccATGCAAAGGCCTAGCGGAGGAGTCTAGCGCCtctgaagaagcggaagccgCTCAGGAGGGCGCTTCCGCTGCGGCTCACGATGATGAAGACGAGTGCCACGGCAACGCCCTCGAGGCCGAACTCTGCTTGTTGTGGGATAGCGCAGCGgacctctcgcgcgcggccttcctctaTTCGCACAACTGTCctgcgctccttctccttctcgttcGGCGTGTCGtgcttccgcgtctgcgctggcgcgccgaaggagacgccgagccAGATCCCACCCCCGaggctgtctctcttcagcgacacgcgtctccgctctcttccccccctctcctTGCGCCGACTGGGAAGGCGCGG GAGAatctccttcgcgccgcgggcaGTCGGGccggaagcggaggagactatggcgcctctgcggcgctcccgTTTCTCTGTCGAGAGGCCTGCGAAGCTTTGGTTTCTCTGATTCTTCTCTCAGGCGACGCTCGCACTCTGAAAGAGGCTTTTCGGGCGCTGACCGCGATTCTCTTCAACCTGTCGCAGctctcaggcgccgccctcgccgtaCTCCTCGCGCTTCCAGTCGAGAATCCAGCTCGTGAAAAGGAACGCCCTGCCAGGGCTTCGCACCACGGTGCATCCCCTGCCTCTTGTGGAGCGTCCTCAGACGCGGGTTcttctgcggaggccgcagacgcaggagcgGCAGGGGACGGgcaacgcggcggcgcgcccgacaCGCCACGCGGGGGGAGCATGCCGGGGGGGCAAGCAggagcgacggaggaggaaggtgacgaagaagacgacatCGCCGACAGTTTGATTGACAAGTGTCTGTTTATCCTCCGCCATTCACTCAGCCCCGAACTCATGGGGGCCGTGGCGGCCTTCCTGGCTCAGTTTTTGGTCATCGTTGAGGCGTCTCCTTTCGCCTCGGGGTCTTCTTCCGGCGCGGgcttcgcggcctcttcgtctgcttctccgtcCTCGGCACCCCCGGTCCTATCCTCGCTTCTTTTCCCGGCGTTCACGTCGTTTCTGCGAGTGctccgcgcgagacagccgcCCCTCTTGGCGCTTCCTGCCTCCGTCTTGGctctcgaggaggcgggggagggcCTTCAGGCCGACGACTGTTTCCTTCACCTCCTCCTGCAGAAGTGTGCGGAGCTGCTGAGGCTCCAGCGGCCGCTactcgggcggcgcgccgttcCGCTGCTccaggccgcggctgcagacccgccgcgcgcagagacgtcgcgcgcgacttcCCGCAGAGATCGCGAAgcatctgcgcctctcgaggcTGCTCGGGAGACGCTGTCCGCATCTACGCGCGACGTCATCTGCCGCGAACTCTTCAGCTGCGGGCTGCGCGACGAccccgaggaagaagagcttCTCGAgcacgaggccgcggctgcgctgcagaaTCTCCTGCTTTTGCTggacgcctgcgtcgtcctcctctaCGAGGgcggcctgcctccgcccgagggtcgccgcgcgaagggacgcgcctcttctcagggcgcagcgggcgactTTCCGGCGTGTCTCTTCCAGGTGGCAGGTTTCACGCTGCTCAGCTCGACTGAGGACGCTGCGCTgatccgcgccgcccttctgctgctgctgcgaattgccgtcgacggcgagagagccgaGCAGCAGAGACTCGCGACCGCCAAGGCGATGCAGACTGAAGGCGGGGAAGGGCCTCCGAAAGAGGCAGATATGGCGGAGGGACGCGTCgtcgcagacggcgcgcgcggcggcctggcagcggctgcagagcctgcgcgcgacggcgttgAAGCGAGTGGAGAGGGACGCACGAAAAGGGAGGAAGAACtcgaggggggcgggaggcCGCAGGGCAGGGAtctgggcgcggcgctcgactcGAGAGGGCGGGCGCACAGTCGGTCTTCAAGGAGTGACGCTGCGCAGCCAAGCGCGGGCAGTGAAGAATTCAGCTTGCGCCGGCAGATTGAGGTGTATCTACAGCTCATGTTGAGGACTCGAAAAGGTGAAGATGTGGTAGAAAAGCTTGTCCTgctgcgagaagaagaggacgtgCACGAGGACGCCGACACACTCCTCGGCATCCTCTTTGTCGCGCAGTTCGCGCCCAAGACGCTCTTGAATGAAGCAAAATCCGAGCTGCTGGAAATCGCGCACGCCCACGTGGCGGCCAAGGGGGCCTCTGGCGTCCGTATACGACACGGAAGTCACGCGCAGCCAGAGGAACCATtagagggagacgcggagcaggacgacgacgcgcgagaaggctACTCAATGCACGAAGTCCTCGAGGCCTCTTTCCTCCATTTTCTCCTGGGAGCCTGTGAGAAGTGCTCTTGA
- a CDS encoding hypothetical protein (encoded by transcript BESB_003830), producing the protein MAPFARGIVKPRSEKVRAMLNISVERKQPNPLRAPPKTLLDPPPCAAPLEKGNPVLDRQFDTLNRRITGFRKYKAPQVAPPRVIRDRDETNFHEMLGKFRFDLQGSFRENGDALRDSLLQAGRDLFLVGWVKCRGRFATGHIQGDVYALSYMRRYLEKHLEEKVSSVRFYEENFGMPALEYERMSAVNDLRAPSKKQQHALRAAEKNKARKLEQESLRQAQELERYYEENCIRNY; encoded by the exons ATGGCGCCGTTTGCGCGGGGAATCGTGAAGCCGCGGAGCGAGAAAGTCCGCGCGATGCTGAACATTTCTGTCGAGCGCAAGCAACCGAatcctctgcgggcgcctccgaAGACGCTGCTCGACCCTCCGCCCTGCGCTGCTCCTCTCGAAAAGGGAAACCCCGTCCTAGACAGGCAGTTTGACACGCTCAACAGACGA ATCACCGGTTTCCGAAAGTACAAAGCGCCACAAGTGGCTCCGCCACGCGTGATTcgcgacagagacgagaCAAACTTCCACGAGATGCTTGGGAAGTTTCGCTTCGACCTCCAGGGATCGTTCAGAG AGAACGGAGACGCTCTGCGCGACAGCCTTCTGCAGGCAGGACGGGATCTCTTTCTCGTCGGATGGGTGAAGTGCAGAGGCCGCTTCGCGACGGGACAT ATTCAGGGAGATGTCTACGCCTTGTCGTATATGCGTCGATACCTAGAGAAACACCTGGAGGAAAAGGTCTCTTCCGTGCGCTTCTACGAGGAGAATTTCGGCATGCCCGCTCTCGAATACGA ACGCATGAGCGCGGTCAACGACTTGCGAGCTCCGAGCAAGAAGCAGCAACACGCCCTGCGG gcggcagagaagaaTAAGGCGCGGAAGCTCGAGCAGGAGagtctgcggcaggcgcaggaacTTGAGCGCTACTACGAGGAAAACTGCATCCGCAACTACTGA
- a CDS encoding Nmda1 protein (encoded by transcript BESB_003850), translating into MYASPSYDIEAGGVHHGLAGGPYEMSDKVAREIRFAFIRKVYGIICSQIALTFAVSLLFTVHDATRHWVQVNGDILLISAGVSAVVSLLVMTCNPGLTRRYPHNYLLLFFFTFCEAVTVGAVCSVYDPLLVLQALFATTIVVAGLTLFAFQTDYDFTSWLSAVSFFFWGVFAVGLLRVIFWRAMWIQIFACVLFAGMYGVYVLIDTHLLIKRGRISLDEDDYILAAVCLYTDIVGLFLELLRLLAILGGSEQRG; encoded by the exons ATGTACGCCTCTCCGTCGTACGATATCGAGGCCGGCGGGGTCCACCACGGCCTCGCTGGCGGACCTTACGAGATGAGCGACAAAGTCGCGCGAGAGATCCGCTTCGCCTTCATTCGAAAGGTCTACGGAATCATCTGCTCTCAGATCGCCTTGAccttcgccgtctcgctcCTCTTTACTGTCCACGATGCGACGCGCCACTGGGTGCAG GTGAACGGTGACATTCTTTTGATttccgcgggcgtctcggCCGTCGTCTCGCTGCTGGTGATGACCTGCAACCCCGGCCTCACGCGCCGGTATCCACACAACtaccttcttctctttttcttcacCTTCTGCGAGGCCGTCACGGTCGGGGCGGTGTGCTCGGTCTATG ACCCACTGCTCGTTCTCCAGGCGCTCTTCGCGACCACGATCGTCGTTGCAGGCCTCACTCTCTTCGC CTTCCAGACAGACTATGACTTTACGTCATGGCTGAGCGCAgtctccttctttttctggggCGTCTTCGCAGTCG GTCTTCTGAGAGTGATTTTCTGGCGGGCGATGTGGATCCAGATTTTTGCGTGCGTTCTCTTCGCGGGCATGTACGGCGTGTACGTTCTCATTGACACGCACCTCCTAATCAAACGTGGGCGCATATCtctcgacgaggacgacTACATTCTTGCGGCGGTCTGCCTCTACACG GACATCGTCGGACTTTTCCTTGAGCTTTTGCGTCTGCTGGCTATCCTCGGCGGCTCAGAGCAACGCGGCTGA